The Theileria equi strain WA chromosome 2 map unlocalized gcontig_1105316255037, whole genome shotgun sequence genomic sequence GTAAGTTTTCTCGCCCTCATCCACCAACTTCAGACCTGTGACGGCCACTGTGCGCAGTTTGTCTCCCCTCCCGGGACAATGAGTGAGTTTATCCCTTTGACTTAACGACTTACAGACTATCCCTTGAATGACCATCCGGCAATTCCATCAGGTATGGCGCTTTACGGAATGTTTATGCATCTCTTCACACCACATGTACTATGATACTGTGCAGACTGTGAAAATACCAAAGGAAGGCTGATGTGTATGTCTACAGATCCCAATCCTCACGGTAAGTCATAGCGGAAATAGACAACGTCCCTAGGATACCCGCTCTGCGATTTAATAGACACAAGGTACTGCAAAGAGAACACGTGCGCATGCTGGTCCCCCTGCATCAGTCACGAATGTCCACCaaagtttgtaaagaaGGAACATCAGAGAACAAACTCGGGTGAGTTGTCTACGCACATAAATGGGAAATTTAGGTTGCTTTGACAGTAACTTGAGGGTACTGTGTGTCTCTTAGTCGTGCTGAACATTCGTCTCTAATTGACACATGAGACAAGAATAAGtagaaaatgtaaatggaTATGGTAAAATGTTAAGTCTGCATTACATCTAATAATCGAGGAATTACATTCAACGCTGGTCCTATTCGTTGGTATTGttagatgaagaagaaaccATGTCAGAAGAGGATGCATCCTCTAAATTTTGGTGAGATGTGGCCGATTCCGAGCTTGATACACGTGGACTATTTTCTTGTCTTCCTGGAATTTGGTTTGTAGAACTCCCCGCATTTGCGCCACTATTACTCGCATCATCCATTCTGCGAAGTCGCTTACGAGGTACTGCATCGCTAGATTCCGAATCAGACTCTGAGCTCGATCCTCTCTCGCGTATTTCATCGTCTCTATTCATTTGTTGTTCTCGCTCCAAGATGCTTTGTAGCCGGGAGTCATCTACCACGTACACCTGCATTctatcatcctcatcatcgTCAAAGTTTGCATCGTTCCATACTCCATCATTCAAACTTAGTTCTTCAATGTAAAATGACCCATAAAGTGTACCCGGACCTTCTGGCACAATCTGTGCTGGAGAAGAATCACCTCCTCCATGCTCAACGCCTTGACCCCAATCACCTTGGTGTTCAGCAATCAAGTCATCAAGCCATTCGTCCATCATTCCTTGGTACGTCTCCGGTATTAATGCTTCGTGATGTTCTTCATCGTCACCTTCTATGGAAGGTTCCCATTCTTCGTGACCATCCCTTCTAATGAAATATTTGAGTTGGTAGTCCCCAAGAGGAAATCTTACATGAATAGTAAGTTGAGTTATACCATTGATTTCGTGTGAAAAGACGATTGCACACTTTTCTTCCTCGACAGGTTCCCATATTGTTCTTCCTCCGTCCGTAACTTTTATGAAATGGTTTACAGAACTTGGAAAGTAGAACTTGTATATGCCATGGCTTGTAGTACTTTCGTAGTAATTTACAATGGTACTGTTAATATTTGTGATATCCAAAGTGATGTCTTCAGGCTCTCGTACTAACGCAAGATCCCCAAATGGATTCATGCATATGCATGCGGATAGAAATGTCAGTATCACTATGCCATACATCACTACAAATGAGAAATCTCTCTAAAATACTTGTTGATTCATTATAATGGATGGGGCAGACACATTTATGTTTGTCGAATTTGGTGCCAAATACTCTGGGAATGGTAGAGGAATAACggaatttttaaagtttgtatATCCCATCACTTTGACCCTCGGAAAACATAAAGGGAAGAAGAGTATATCGAAAATTTTCCCCCAAAGACCCAGTGGTTGACGATGTTGCATAAACCAACTTTTGAGTTGTAATCGGTATAAGGACTCAAAACTTCAAAATTACGGTGGGCGGAGAATAACTAATAtattgaaattaaaaaCATGGTAATACTATACTCttaaaataaaatatcCTCTGTATATCATGCAGTATATAGACAGACAAGTTTATAATTGGTCCGTTTATAAACCAGTCAGCCAGAGGCCTTTCTGGCctttataatttccaaCTTGCGATTGTATTCTTCGCTCTGTATTTCCTTCCATCtttttccatccttttcaaaaaagACAAAGCAAGGGGTAAAGCGATATTTAGCGAATATAGATATCAAATCCAGATTGTCGCAGGATGCTCTCCTAACATAAATAAGTCTAACATTGCTACTAGTTGGTTTCCACAGTGTGTGGTTATGGTCAGCCACAGCAGATATGAAAACACTTTGTTTTGGAGTATATGCTGTAGATATCAGCTTACCAGAAATGTTCCTTGTTACATCCAAGAAGTTTGTATTCGGGTTCGAAATGTCCAGCGCAGTTGTCTCTTTCAAACATGATGATTCAGTCTCAGAACCACTAATTTCATCCAACAAATTGAAACAACCTTTACCCGTGgtttccttccattctccaccCTTTTTCTCAAAACGCACTTGAGTCGATTCGTTAGCATCACTTATATATATTGTAGCAAATTTGCTTCCTTTCGCAATATAAAAGGTTACAAGTGTACACTTTTGACTGTCTTTAGCTTTCCAAATTGGTATTTTACCATCTGATACTGAGGTTACCCTGAAACCCTCGACTGCGGAATAGGCTCCACATTTAAATCCAGCACACTTACGTGCGCTTTGTACGATCCTTTTCTTATCCGGCTTCGCGAGATCCAGATTACATGGAGTAGTAGGCTTGGGAGTATCCTGTTTTTCTGCGAtttttttataaaatacGTCTTTGGAAATGCTCTTCCATCCGGAACCCGGTTTACGCTCAAAGTATTCCTCAGTCTTTGGCCTCAATATCTGCAGTTGCATCAACTCTGATCGTCCCCCTGTAATAACCTTTGCGTAAATACACTTTTGATAGTTATCAGCCGTCCATACTGTGGCTCCACGGTCAGAAACTGAAAGAATTTCTACCCCTTCCTCTGGAGTATACATGTGATGAACAGATCCATCATCCTTCTCCTCTTCGTCCACAGCGGTTTTGTACATATTTGGACTATAAATGTCAAGGTCATAACCAGAATTTTGCATCCTTATCTTCCTAAATGTTTTGTCTGCGTCTTCTTCCGTAACCCCCTTCCATTCCTTGCCATTCTTTTCGTAACACTGTGTAGTGGATACACCCCCTTTCCTAACATCTACAGCGACCAAAGGTAGTCCATCATACTTGTACCAAACGGCCAGGACTGCCTTTTCCCCTGGACTTGCTCTCCATACCTCTTCCTGGCCATTCACAATACTTGATATGCCGAATCCTTTATGGACAGTATAAGACTCAAACGCAAAGCCGTTGTCAAAGCCCTCAAAGACAGACACTTTGGGGGTATCAACGCTTGAGAAGTTTAGTGTAATTCGGTCGTCCGGAGAGGCTACACACCTGGAGAGTGTGTAGAGCGATAGGAGCCAAAATATCGTCATTCTTCTGTCATGATACGATACTAAATTTAAGATTCTGTGCTCAAAGTTGTGGAGCCTAATGTACAGCAGTTTCAAAGAACAAGACACACACCCACGAGGACCTACACAGATTCTATGTTCATCCTCAAGGTGCACACATCAATAGGAGACAATTAATAATGGGCAAGAATAGCTACAAAGGCTACTACAAGTTAAATGTGTAGACGATACGTGCGCCTCACAGGGCGCTCTCCTCTCTCCTCCCTTAGGCGCCATAAAATGGGCGTTTGCCACGTAATCACTCGTTATTATCAATAATCTTCCTTGTCCCTGTCTATATAGCGTTTATGAGACAAAATTCCCAACTAGACGCCGCGGTGCAGGGGAGGAAGAGACTGTCTAATCCGTTCGGAATCTCCTCTCCAAATTCTCTCCATGTCTATATACTTGTAACATCATCTGGGGACTGCCTACACATTTGTCTACGGATTCGAGTTTTCGTATTCTCTCCGGCTGGGTAGCCCCGTGTCTCGACACTCTTGCGCTCAGTTGGTACGGACTACGCGATTTCTAATGGGTTCAATATTGTACAGAGGAACATTTGTGGCGGTAACCAAGCTCGTGCGAGGTTCGTCCTCTCGGTGGCTCCCCTATGGTAGGGTCTTGTCTAATGGTAATGGTCGCTGACTAAACGAGTTTTAGGGGATCCAACCTCATTTGTGTCCCCCTATCTGTTGGTTCCTCTCCGCTGCAAGGGATGCATCTGGATCTATCATCTCGGTCCGTCAGCATGCTGCTCTGGCCCCTGACATGCACTCCAAATGATGAACGGGTAAAAATCAGCTCTCCAGTATTAATAAACAACTTGTCGTTACAACAGAGTTGCCTTTGTGAGTTTATTCAATCGCCCATCTTTTGCGTTTCCCCTTTTGGTACAATTTGTCAAAGCTTCTAGAGTCGTACTTTAGGTGAAAGAGCGCCATGCAAACGTCCATTCTGTTCACAATTTTCCTGTCTGTAAAGTTTGCATTTACAGCAGACGAAGAGCCTGCAAATGGGAATTTGCGAGTAGGTAAAGGTGAGACCAAGGTCAAGGTCCCACTGGTAATAAACATCTCTGAAGACCTGCCGGAACAGAGCGTGGTCTATCAAAGCAGATCTTTCCCCAACCACTATTACTATGGAATCAAACCAGAGTATGATGCGGAATACAGGATTGGTGCAATTAAGGATGGTCAAGAAGTCATTATAGAAGATGACGAAAGGAGTGTTGGAAGAACATTCATGGTCGATACTACGGAAAGGGCCAATAAAGGACTTGGAATCTTCAAGTATGTTGATGTCAGCACAGTGTATAAAACCGAGTCTGGAGATCTCGAACATGATATAAGGGAATTTCTCAAAATGTCACAGCATCTACCATACAGGGAAATAGATAGACATCCTGTAGAAGTTGATGTATCGAGACAAGATGGAACACTGATAGTAAAAAGACTTGTCAAAGATGATGGCGAAATTCTCTACTTTATATCTAGGGACCTGGACAATGCCGCTGTGATTGGAAGGGTCAAATATGGCAGATACATTGTGGATGATAGAACAGATGGTCTCGTCTACAGATTTGTCGTATTAACTGAAAACGCGGGAGATCGTCCCATTACTATCACATCTTACACTAAAGATGGAAAACGCATCAAATCAAAATATGTCTTTGTAGATGATGATCAGGGATTTAAACTAGAAAGCGAAGACATTGCAGATGATATTGGACATGTGGAATAGGTAATTATTCTCTCAAAAAAATATCACTCTTTAAACCTGTTCAACCATGTAATGGATGATAAATATGCCATGTCCAGACAAGCTTGAGAACTGACAAATGCattaaacattttattAACTTTATTTATGAACATTCTAGGAATGAATGTATACgattaaaatattctataACAAGCATCTGGCCTTTAAATTTGTTGTGAAGGTACAAAGTAAGGATTCGTTTAGGTCACCATAATGTTCCGTGTAATGGAAAATAAATCAGACAGAATCATCCAATTGTTCGTAGCATAGGAGATCCGGTTGTGGAGTTATTTGTCCTCTAATCTTCATTTCGTCGACCTTTGCTTCAAATGTAGGTTTTTCTATTCGTGTCCATTCTCCACACTGGTTCCTATCATAATATTGGTCTTCCAGAGACGCCTGATTCTTTACATGGATTTTTAACAGCTTCGTATTAAAGTCAGAATGTGTTTTTGCGATTGTACAAATTTCACCCGGACGTCCGTCCCAGATAGGTGATGTGGCATCTATTATTGAAGTAAAAAAATGTCCCGGGGCAACTGTATATAAAACGGTAGTTACACCCCGAAATTTACTTTCACTCATAGACACGGCTTCATTTGAAATTGTCAGATCCAACATTATGCCTCTAGAGCCTCTCAATAGTCGAGAATGACGTATTCTTGCATTTTTACCCGCGTTTACTTTGGATTTGTCTTCTGATGACTCGTAAAGAGTTCCATTCCTGATTTTCCATCTGCTATCTTCCCATTTGTAAGTGTTCATTTTGTAAGTTCCGTCCTGTAATCGCACGTACAGGCGGAGATATGATCTCATGCATCCCTTAAATGTTACCCTTGCAAATAGACAACTATTTCCTGGCCCTTGAGAAGACCAGATAATTACACCGCTGTCACAAACTTCCGTTAATTCATAGCCACTTCGAGTAGTATAGGTACGGTAAGAAATTCCACAGTAGCTACCATTGTGTACCTTGAAGATATTTTTATCGATTCGTCCGGAAATTTCTAGAGATACACCCACAAGTTTGTGCTCAAAAGTTAAATATGCCTTGgacttttcatcttcatcgGAAACGTTACCACAGGCACATGACCTGCATGCAAGGATTATCAGCAAAGCCTTTGCAATTCCCATTGCGATATGACCCAAAAATTTGTTATAGGAAAAAATTTGTCCAGTTTTATGATGATAATGACATGGGGCATATGGATGAATTCGCGGCGCATATCCCTTTAGTCATTCCTGATCACCAAAGGGGTAATATCAGAACATAGTGCCTTTCGACACTTTTAAGGAAGTTGCAGTGTTGAATGTTATTGTGGATTGTCGATAGAATAACTAGGTTGGATATATTATGCATAGTGTGTAGCAATGTATAGAATTAACAGTTAGGGCTCTCTAGTTTGCTTATTAAAGGTTATACCCTTTACTAAGTACTCCAAGATGTTGCATGCAATTTATAATTGGATTATTGTGATTCTtttgtttaaaaattacCATCAAATTAATGCAAAGGGTCCAACCATT encodes the following:
- a CDS encoding signal peptide containing protein (encoded by transcript BEWA_041830A) → MCYEVILWLLLSFCVAKETSPYECVKLAPQSLGIGQFCLSTCDGHCAQFVSPPGTMNYPLNDHPAIPSDCENTKGRLMCMSTDPNPHGYPLCDLIDTRYCKENTCACWSPCISHECPPKFVKKEHQRTNSGCFDSNLRVLCVS
- a CDS encoding signal peptide containing protein (encoded by transcript BEWA_041850A) codes for the protein MTIFWLLSLYTLSRCVASPDDRITLNFSSVDTPKVSVFEGFDNGFAFESYTVHKGFGISSIVNGQEEVWRASPGEKAVLAVWYKYDGLPLVAVDVRKGGVSTTQCYEKNGKEWKGVTEEDADKTFRKIRMQNSGYDLDIYSPNMYKTAVDEEEKDDGSVHHMYTPEEGVEILSVSDRGATVWTADNYQKCIYAKVITGGRSELMQLQILRPKTEEYFERKPGSGWKSISKDVFYKKIAEKQDTPKPTTPCNLDLAKPDKKRIVQSARKCAGFKCGAYSAVEGFRVTSVSDGKIPIWKAKDSQKCTLVTFYIAKGSKFATIYISDANESTQVRFEKKGGEWKETTGKGCFNLLDEISGSETESSCLKETTALDISNPNTNFLDVTRNISGKLISTAYTPKQSVFISAVADHNHTLWKPTSSNVRLIYVRRASCDNLDLISIFAKYRFTPCFVFFEKDGKRWKEIQSEEYNRKLEIIKARKASG
- a CDS encoding signal peptide containing protein (encoded by transcript BEWA_041860A), which translates into the protein MQTSILFTIFLSVKFAFTADEEPANGNLRVGKGETKVKVPLVINISEDLPEQSVVYQSRSFPNHYYYGIKPEYDAEYRIGAIKDGQEVIIEDDERSVGRTFMVDTTERANKGLGIFKYVDVSTVYKTESGDLEHDIREFLKMSQHLPYREIDRHPVEVDVSRQDGTLIVKRLVKDDGEILYFISRDLDNAAVIGRVKYGRYIVDDRTDGLVYRFVVLTENAGDRPITITSYTKDGKRIKSKYVFVDDDQGFKLESEDIADDIGHVE
- a CDS encoding hypothetical protein (encoded by transcript BEWA_041840A) — protein: MNPFGDLALVREPEDITLDITNINSTIVNYYESTTSHGIYKFYFPSSVNHFIKVTDGGRTIWEPVEEEKCAIVFSHEINGITQLTIHVRFPLGDYQLKYFIRRDGHEEWEPSIEGDDEEHHEALIPETYQGMMDEWLDDLIAEHQGDWGQGVEHGGGDSSPAQIVPEGPGTLYGSFYIEELSLNDGVWNDANFDDDEDDRMQVYVVDDSRLQSILEREQQMNRDDEIRERGSSSESDSESSDAVPRKRLRRMDDASNSGANAGSSTNQIPGRQENSPRVSSSESATSHQNLEDASSSDMVSSSSNNTNE
- a CDS encoding signal peptide containing protein (encoded by transcript BEWA_041870A), which encodes MGIAKALLIILACRSCACGNVSDEDEKSKAYLTFEHKLVGVSLEISGRIDKNIFKVHNGSYCGISYRTYTTRSGYELTEVCDSGVIIWSSQGPGNSCLFARVTFKGCMRSYLRLYVRLQDGTYKMNTYKWEDSRWKIRNGTLYESSEDKSKVNAGKNARIRHSRLLRGSRGIMLDLTISNEAVSMSESKFRGVTTVLYTVAPGHFFTSIIDATSPIWDGRPGEICTIAKTHSDFNTKLLKIHVKNQASLEDQYYDRNQCGEWTRIEKPTFEAKVDEMKIRGQITPQPDLLCYEQLDDSV